The stretch of DNA AAGAGCCCATTGCATTCCCAGCACGTCTCAAGCttgctgctctttttttttttcctcttagtcCCCTCGCCCAACCCCCTTTTATCCCCTTTTGCTTCAGCTTCAGCAAAGCAAAGGGAGtgggagggaaagagacagaatCCTTAAactcaagcttttttttttttttttttctttttcttttcacggTTCACGGTTCCatgctaataaataaataaataaattacgagaaaagaaaagaaaaaaaaaaaaaaaaagaaacccaaaaactCTGGCAAAATAGGTAAGTCCAAGACATCTGGAGCCTTTTTTGCCTAAACCACAGGGacctgaaaaacaagaaaaatatttaagatagtGAAGAAGGAAGAACTTAAGtagattttaatatttcataaggGAGATGGAAGACTAATTGATACTGCAATGTAGGCTTTTCTGcgttttctctctccctctttttcatttaattgtttttaatttttcagtattgCATGTCTGAGGCAGATTTCTCTTTGCCTTCTCACGGTATCTCCTTTCTTTACAGCTCTGAACATTATATGCAAGTGTAATGTGAAGATTTAGTTTTTCACTTTTCCTATAAATTATATCATTGTGTTTTAAGAAGAAAGTTGATGAAATATATCTTTCTGTGTGCTATCTGTGAGGAAAATATATGCTAGaaactttggtttatttttattgattaaaatCAGCTATTCAATTTTGATGGATATTTTAGTGACTCAGGAAGGAGAATGTAATAAAACTGcgttattataatttatttatgtaaacattttcaTATACTGATGTTATTAGGCAAGGAAAGCGATGCATAGAGGAAGACTCTATGTTATCAGAATAGTGCACTGCATTTGTTTCTTCTGATTGGAAAAGAAtatcttttttgaaatttatttcatgTGATAGATCATTTATCAGAAGGTAAGAATAGAGGTTTCCACTCTCTCTTGACTTTAACTACCCACTTCCCCTCTAACCAGTCACCTGCTCTTCCAGCTTTTTAAAGGATTCCTCAGTTGATCTTGAAGGTGCAGATACACATTCCAAACTAAGCTTTGCAAATGTTTTAATTCAGACACTTTCAGACTCAGCATCCTCTAGTTGTCCCTATCTTTAGCTCTGACAATTGCATGGGCATGTTTTTTAGAAGGGCTAATGACTCCTACATGCTTTAAATAGTTAAatgatacaaatatatacaaattacttttcaaattaaAGAAGATGACAGTATTCTATTCTTGGGCCAAAGGATGTGGACATATAGTGTACATACTAACTATACACTGTTATAAAGCATGTTATGatcatttcataaaaataaatcttaagttTTCCTGAGTTGCTGATCATTTTACACATCTCAACATCTGATATTGAGCAACAGGCTCACACTTTATCATACTAATCAACATAATAATTTTGGAGTATGTCATGTATCTTTAATAGTCAAAACCTATAattcaaagaacatatttttccCATCAGAGTTCCAATCAGATTTATTATGAGTATCTTTGATGTCAACATGAGTTTTAACAGGCAAACAGGTGTAATGGCcacattattgctattattactgAATCTGCCTATGCCTAAAAGGAAGTACGATGTACCAGTTCTGTTGTGTGTTATACAGAGGCAATGCAGTCTGCTTTTGTTCATGTGATATGCCGTTTACCAAGTATGGCTTTGTTCAGGAAAATGTCACTGCATGGTTCAATATTTCAGAGTTTCCTAAGTTTAAAATATAGGACACACTCTAAACGTTAAGTGTGTTGCTAGCTCATTTTGAGTGTCACTTCAACAATTGCTGAAGTTTTTATATAGCTCTTAAAATGCCCCACATGTAGGAGTCAATTAAAATAGTACATATGACTAAAAgctaaaaatctgcatttttatttctgttacagtTTTGTAATCAACCACGAACGATGAAACCTTCCATAGCTGAGATGCTTCACAGAGGAAGGATGTTGTGGATAATTCTTCTAAGCACAATTGCTCTAGGATGGACTACCCCGATTCCCCTAATAGAGGACTCAGAGGAAATAGATGAGCCCTGTTTTGATCCATGCTACTGTGAAGTTAAAGAAAGCCTCTTTCATATACATTGTGACAGTAAAGGATTTACAAATATTAGTCAGATTGCCGAGTTCTGGTCAAGACCTTTTAAACTGTATCTGCAGAGGAATTCTATGAGGAAATTATACACCAACAGTTTTCTTCATTTGAATAATGCTGTGTCTATTAATCTTGGGAACAATGCATTGCAGGACATTCAGACTGGAGCTTTCAATGGTCTTAAGATTTTAAAGAGACTATATCTACATGAAAACAAACTAGATGTCTTCAGAAATGACACCTTCCTTGGCTTAGAAAGTCTAGAATATCTGCAGGCAGATTACAATGTCATTAAACGTATTGAGAGTGGGGCATTTCGGAACCTAAGTAAATTGAGGGTTCTGATTTTAAATGATAATCTCATCCCCATGCTTCCGACCAATTTATTTAAGGCTGTCTCTTTAACCCATCTGGACCTACGTGGAAATAGGTTAAAGGTTCTTTTTTACCGAGGAATGCTAGATCACATTGGCAGAAGCCTGATGGAACTCCAGCTGGAAGAAAACCCTTGGAACTGTACATGTGAAATTGTACAACTGAAGAGTTGGCTGGAACGCATTCCTTATACTGCCCTGGTGGGAGACATTACCTGTGAGACCCCTTTCCATTTCCATGGAAAGGACCTACGAGAAATCAAGAAGACAGAACTCTGTCCTTTGTTGTCTGACTCTGAGGTAGAGGCTAGTTTGGGAATTCCACATTTGTCATCAAGTAAGGAGAATGCATGGCCAACTAAGCCTTCCTCAATGCTATCCTCTGTCCATTTTACTGCTTCTTCTGTTGAATACAAGTCCTCAAATAAACAGCCTAAGCCCACCAAACAGCCTCGAACACCAAggccaccctccacctcccaagctttATATCCTGGTCCAAACCAGCCTCCCATTGCTCCTTATCAGACCAGACCACCAATCCCCATTATATGCCCCACTGGGTGTACCTGTAATTTGCACATCAATGACCTTGGTTTGACTGTCAACTGCAAAGAGCGAGGATTTAATAACATTTCTGAACTTCTTCCAAGGCCCTTGAATGCCAAGAAACTGTATCTGAGTAGCAATCTGATTCAGAAAATATACCgttctgatttttggaatttttcttcCTTGGATCTCTTGCATCTGGGGAACAATCGCATTTCCTATGTCCAAGATGGGGCCTTTATCAACTTGCCCAACTTAAAGAGCCTCTTTCTTAATGGTAACGATATAGAGAAGCTGACACCAGGCATGTTCCGAGGCCTACAGAGTTTGCACTACTTGTACTTTGAGTTCAATGTCATCCGGGAAATCCAGCCTGCAGCCTTCAGTCTCATGCCCAACTTGAAGCTGCTATTCCTCAATAATAACTTGCTGAGGACCCTGCCAACGGACGCCTTCGCAGGCACATCCCTGGCCCGGCTCAACCTGAGGAAGAACTACTTCCTCTATCTTCCCGTGGCTGGTGTCCTGGAACACTTGAACGCCATTGTCCAGATAGACCTCAATGAGAATCCTTGGGACTGCACTTGTGACCTGGTCCCCTTTAAACAGTGGATCGAAACCATCAGCTCAGTCAGTGTGGTTGGTGATGTGCTTTGCAGGAGCCCTGAGAATCTCACTCACCGTGATGTGCGCACTATTGAGCTGGAAGTTCTTTGCCCAGAGATGCTGCACGTTGCACCAGCTGGAGCATCCCCAGCACAGCCTGGAGATTCCCACCTTATTGGGGCACCAACCAGTGCATCACCTTATGAGTTTTCTCCTCCTGGGGGCCCTGTGCCACTTTCTGTGTTAATTCTCAGCCTTCTGGTTCTGTTTTTCTCAGCAGTCTTTGTTGCTGCAGGCCTCTTTGCCTACGTGCTCCGAAGGCGTCGAAAGAAGCTGCCCTTCAGAAGCAAGAGACAGGAAGGTGTGGACCTTACTGGCATCCAAATGCAATGCCACCGGCTGTTTGAggatggtggaggtggtggtggtggaagtgGGGGTGGAGGTCGACCAACTCTTTCCTCTCCAGAGAAGGCCCCTCCTGTGGGTCATGTGTATGAATACATCCCCCACCCAGTTACCCAAATGTGCAACAACCCCATCTACAAGCCTcgtgaggaggaggaggtggctgtTTCATCAGCCCAAGAAGCAGGAAGTGCAGAACGTGGGGGTCCAGGGACACAACCACCGGGAATGGGTGAGGCTCTCCTAGGAAGTGAGCAGTTTGCTGAGACACCCAAGGAGAACCATAGTAACTACCGGACCTTGctggaaaaagagaaggagtGGGCCCTGGCAGTGTCCAGCTCCCAGCTTAACACCATAGTGACGGTGAATCACCATCACCCTCACCCTCACCACCCAGCAGTTGGTGGGGTTTCAGGAGTAGTTGGGGGAACTGGGGGAGACTTGACAGGGTTCCGCCACCATGAGAAAAATGGTGGGGTGGTGCTGTTTCCTCCCGGGGGAGGATGTGGTGGTGGCAGTATGCTACTAGACCGAGAGAGGCCACAGCCTACCCCCTGCACAGTGGGATTTGTGGACTGTCTCTATGGAACAGTGCCCAAATTAAAGGAACTGCACGTGCACCCTCCTGGCATGCAATACCCAGACTTACAGCAGGACGCCAGGCTCAAAGAAACCCTTCTCTTCTCGGCTGGAAAGGGCTTCACAGACCACCAAACCCAAAAAAGTGATTACCTCGAGTTAAGGGCCAAACTTCAAACCAAGCCGGATTACCTCGAAGTCCTGGAGAAGACAACATATAGGTTctaacagagagaagaaaatatattagtgctttttttttttttttcaaaagaaaaggaaaataaaagaaataaatcctttGCTCCCTTTACACTTGTCCCAGTAACTCCATCCTCACGATCTTCCCTACCCTGAACAAAACTGAAACCGCATGATAACTAGAGAATACAGATGTATGCTCTCCCCTCTCAGATGTGATTTGGAGGAAGGGCCATACTCAGATCATTAATCAATGAAGTGCCTTCGCAGACTTTTGCCAGCAaatgttatcattatttttttatactGAAACTTGAGACTTTGACTGTGCCATGTATAAGGTATACTGGGGATCATTGTATGGATCCTAATTAAGTAAAATTcaatgtgtctttttattttcagtaactattttttttttttagttgtagttttgttttaaaggGAGGGGGGAAACAAGTTGACATTTGTCATTTGTggctttctttcttctcatcatGGCACAGATTCTGTACATGTATTAACAATGCAGTTTGCTGCATGCCTGGAAACTGCaagatggggagggagggggcgggTCTTGCTCGAATGTTCTCACTCACTATCTTGTCTCTCATACACATATCCATCTGCAGAACGTGCCCTAAACCTGCAGTTTCTTCCTGCTGGTGCAGGTacacccccccccacacacacacacaaacacacacagacacacacagacacacacatactccaTACCATTCCCATTCAACCCAATCTGCTTAGTTCGGGTTTGATCCATTTTTCTCCTCTCCATAGTTCCACTACCCTTCACTTCTAGTGTACAGCTCACAGCATCTCTCCTATCACCCTGGGAAAATCACATTCTAGGCTGGATTCTACTGAAGTGGAGGCCTGGTGGTTTAACAGCCGAAGACACGAGCCTAGGAATGAGCACCCTCTTTGTGACACTTCATCCTGATGCCAAGATTTTTTGGAGAACATCTGCactttcttatatatatatatatatatataatattaaaaaaaaagcaactgggTATATATCACTAACAGCTTTGTAGGAAGCACTTTTAAtgttttctctctcacacacaaagaTTCAAAAGAAATGTGCATATATTTATTCTGTAATTTCAGTGATTATAAATTGTAAAGGTAATGTTTAATCATTGTATAGTGATTATGCGTCTGGTATAGCTTTCCtaataaaaagtttttgaaaaacataatacattatatatagagGATACAAAGCTTGAATCTTAAACTCCAGCTATGCCATGCCTTTCGtgctcccattttaaaaaatgatttcttttactTGTTACACAGAAAGTAATTTATTAATGGGTTTGATGCACTGTGATGTTGATAAATCTTATATCCCACCATCTCTATTCCAAACCAGGATACAATTGAGACTTAAAATCTGacttacagtttattttttttcttgacttacGTATTTCAATTTTAGTAACCAGTGATGCACTGTTTCCTAGGCAAGATGCAagggggagaaaataaaataactagatcACTGAGAAGTACAGGATTAATTAGGAGAACATAATCAAGGATCCGTACATCTTAAGATAATAGATGACATAAAGAAATCGGAGAGTAAAAttgctattgttttttaaaatatgtagtccAATTACATGCACACCCTCATACACCCGCAAGCTTCCACACACACCCATACAACCCAGTAAATATCAAAGGCCTTGGCCTTGGAGCCAATTATATGGCCAGAATCCTGTGAAAGCTGTCACTTACATTTGACTACTATTTTCGAAACACAGCAACTGGCCCCAACAACGTTTGAACTAAGTCAGAG from Piliocolobus tephrosceles isolate RC106 chromosome 2, ASM277652v3, whole genome shotgun sequence encodes:
- the SLITRK3 gene encoding SLIT and NTRK-like protein 3, coding for MKPSIAEMLHRGRMLWIILLSTIALGWTTPIPLIEDSEEIDEPCFDPCYCEVKESLFHIHCDSKGFTNISQIAEFWSRPFKLYLQRNSMRKLYTNSFLHLNNAVSINLGNNALQDIQTGAFNGLKILKRLYLHENKLDVFRNDTFLGLESLEYLQADYNVIKRIESGAFRNLSKLRVLILNDNLIPMLPTNLFKAVSLTHLDLRGNRLKVLFYRGMLDHIGRSLMELQLEENPWNCTCEIVQLKSWLERIPYTALVGDITCETPFHFHGKDLREIKKTELCPLLSDSEVEASLGIPHLSSSKENAWPTKPSSMLSSVHFTASSVEYKSSNKQPKPTKQPRTPRPPSTSQALYPGPNQPPIAPYQTRPPIPIICPTGCTCNLHINDLGLTVNCKERGFNNISELLPRPLNAKKLYLSSNLIQKIYRSDFWNFSSLDLLHLGNNRISYVQDGAFINLPNLKSLFLNGNDIEKLTPGMFRGLQSLHYLYFEFNVIREIQPAAFSLMPNLKLLFLNNNLLRTLPTDAFAGTSLARLNLRKNYFLYLPVAGVLEHLNAIVQIDLNENPWDCTCDLVPFKQWIETISSVSVVGDVLCRSPENLTHRDVRTIELEVLCPEMLHVAPAGASPAQPGDSHLIGAPTSASPYEFSPPGGPVPLSVLILSLLVLFFSAVFVAAGLFAYVLRRRRKKLPFRSKRQEGVDLTGIQMQCHRLFEDGGGGGGGSGGGGRPTLSSPEKAPPVGHVYEYIPHPVTQMCNNPIYKPREEEEVAVSSAQEAGSAERGGPGTQPPGMGEALLGSEQFAETPKENHSNYRTLLEKEKEWALAVSSSQLNTIVTVNHHHPHPHHPAVGGVSGVVGGTGGDLTGFRHHEKNGGVVLFPPGGGCGGGSMLLDRERPQPTPCTVGFVDCLYGTVPKLKELHVHPPGMQYPDLQQDARLKETLLFSAGKGFTDHQTQKSDYLELRAKLQTKPDYLEVLEKTTYRF